Proteins from a single region of Diaphorobacter limosus:
- the gspF gene encoding type II secretion system inner membrane protein GspF: MPAYSFEALDAQGHVRRGTLDADSPKAARNQLRAQALVPLDVEALSPEAATGSAPGLAQRLFTRPVFNATQLSIWTRQLAGLVGSGLPLERALTALADEADEERQRHLVAALRAEVNAGSTFARALAQHPREFSDIYCAVIGAGESSGGLSQVLDSLADDLEARQQLRAKLIGAALYPAIVTLVAIVIVLFLVGYVVPQVASVFAGTKRALPLLTVVMLAISDFVRGYGWAMLGFIVLIAVGARAALARPVFRQKFDAAWLQLPLVGKLARGYNAARFAGTLAMLTGAGVPILRALHAAAETLNNRALRADAQEALVLVREGAPLASALAQKKRFPGLVAMFARLGEQTGQLPTMLQRAATQLGTEVQRRAMQLATILEPLLIVTMGLIVMLIVLAVLQPIIELNQFVK; encoded by the coding sequence ATGCCCGCCTATTCCTTCGAAGCCCTGGACGCCCAGGGTCATGTACGCCGCGGCACGCTGGATGCCGACAGCCCCAAGGCGGCGCGCAACCAGCTGCGCGCCCAGGCGCTGGTGCCGCTGGACGTGGAGGCACTGTCACCCGAGGCCGCCACCGGCAGCGCGCCCGGCCTGGCGCAGCGCCTGTTCACGCGGCCGGTGTTCAACGCCACGCAGCTATCCATCTGGACGCGCCAGCTCGCCGGCCTGGTGGGCTCGGGCCTGCCGCTGGAGCGCGCCCTCACCGCCCTGGCCGACGAGGCCGACGAAGAACGCCAGCGCCATCTGGTGGCCGCGCTGCGCGCTGAGGTCAACGCCGGCAGCACCTTCGCCCGCGCGCTGGCCCAGCACCCGCGCGAGTTCTCCGACATTTACTGCGCGGTGATCGGCGCGGGCGAGTCCAGCGGGGGCTTGAGCCAGGTGCTCGACAGCCTGGCCGACGATCTGGAGGCCAGGCAGCAGCTGCGTGCCAAGCTGATAGGCGCGGCGCTCTACCCGGCCATCGTCACCCTGGTGGCCATCGTCATCGTGCTGTTCCTGGTGGGCTATGTGGTGCCGCAGGTGGCCAGCGTGTTTGCCGGCACCAAGCGTGCGCTGCCGCTGCTCACCGTCGTCATGCTGGCCATCAGCGACTTTGTGCGCGGCTATGGTTGGGCCATGCTGGGCTTTATTGTTTTGATAGCTGTTGGCGCACGTGCAGCGCTGGCCAGGCCCGTTTTTCGTCAAAAGTTTGATGCCGCCTGGCTCCAGCTGCCACTGGTGGGCAAACTGGCGCGCGGCTACAACGCGGCGCGCTTTGCCGGCACCCTGGCCATGCTCACCGGGGCGGGCGTGCCGATATTGCGCGCCCTGCACGCCGCCGCCGAAACGCTGAACAACCGCGCGCTGCGCGCCGACGCCCAGGAAGCCCTGGTGCTGGTGCGCGAAGGCGCGCCGCTGGCCTCGGCGCTGGCGCAGAAGAAACGCTTCCCCGGCCTGGTGGCCATGTTCGCGCGCCTGGGCGAGCAGACCGGCCAACTGCCCACCATGCTCCAGCGCGCCGCCACCCAGCTGGGCACCGAGGTGCAGCGCCGCGCCATGCAGCTGGCGACGATCCTGGAGCCGCTGCTCATCGTCACCATGGGCCTGATCGTGATGCTCATCGTGCTGGCGGTGCTGCAGCCCATCATCGAGCTGAATCAATTCGTTAAATGA
- a CDS encoding LLM class flavin-dependent oxidoreductase: MTTNHTPVLSMLDLVAVREGGSVGDALAIAVRTAQHVESLGFKRYWLAEHHNMPGIASSATAVLVGHIAGSTSHIRVGSGGVMLPNHAPLVVAEAFGTLAELYPGRIDLGLGRAPGTDGATMRALRRDRVETEADFPRDVAELQQLLAPAQPGQRLIATPGAGTQVPLWLLGSSLFSAQLAAHMGLPYAFASHFAPRLLQPALQLYRELFRPSAVLHKPYVMIGVPVIAAPTDEEAEYLASSTYQRVLGILTGQRGLLRPPVEGFLQGLPAPERAAIGDFLAMGVVGGPDTVRAGLQALARDTRADEFMLVSDVFDPALRLRSLTLTAQATIAG, translated from the coding sequence ATGACGACGAACCACACCCCCGTACTTTCCATGCTCGATCTGGTCGCCGTGCGCGAAGGCGGCAGCGTCGGCGATGCGCTGGCCATTGCCGTGCGCACCGCGCAGCATGTGGAGTCGCTCGGCTTCAAGCGCTACTGGCTGGCCGAGCACCACAACATGCCGGGCATCGCCAGCTCGGCCACGGCCGTGCTGGTGGGCCATATCGCCGGCAGCACGTCGCACATCCGCGTGGGCTCGGGCGGCGTGATGCTGCCCAATCATGCGCCGCTGGTGGTCGCCGAGGCCTTTGGCACGCTGGCCGAGCTCTACCCCGGCCGCATCGACTTAGGGCTGGGCCGGGCCCCCGGCACTGACGGCGCCACCATGCGCGCCCTGCGCCGCGACCGCGTGGAGACCGAGGCCGACTTTCCGCGCGACGTGGCCGAGCTGCAGCAGCTGCTGGCGCCCGCCCAGCCGGGCCAGCGCCTCATCGCCACGCCCGGCGCCGGCACCCAGGTGCCACTGTGGCTGCTGGGCTCCAGCCTGTTCTCGGCCCAGCTGGCGGCGCACATGGGCCTGCCCTATGCGTTCGCCTCGCACTTTGCGCCGCGCCTGCTGCAGCCGGCGCTGCAGCTGTACCGCGAGCTGTTCCGCCCCTCGGCAGTGCTGCACAAGCCCTACGTGATGATCGGCGTGCCGGTGATTGCCGCGCCCACGGACGAAGAGGCCGAGTATCTGGCGAGCAGCACCTACCAGCGCGTGCTGGGCATCCTCACCGGCCAGCGCGGCCTGCTGCGCCCGCCCGTGGAGGGCTTTCTGCAAGGCCTGCCGGCGCCCGAGCGCGCGGCCATTGGCGACTTTCTGGCCATGGGCGTGGTCGGCGGTCCGGACACGGTGCGCGCCGGCCTGCAGGCACTGGCGCGCGACACGCGGGCCGATGAATTCATGCTGGTGAGCGATGTGTTCGACCCCGCGCTGCGCCTGCGCTCGCTCACCCTCACGGCCCAGGCTACCATCGCAGGCTGA
- a CDS encoding CZB domain-containing protein, with protein MGFFSRLFQPRPDGLQTHSDWSRLPDTDASELVLFDDEASKLMAQFDIDAAIVTHERWLPWLGEVLQGARDERLRPEVVADDGCSELGQWLHGSGRTALGHYPAFDMLLRRHRYFHQQAAALITHAEAGDILMAQQAHKACQHASRQVVLLLKELQKGLLRTRRPVLGR; from the coding sequence ATGGGATTTTTCAGCCGCTTGTTCCAGCCGCGACCCGATGGCCTGCAGACCCATTCGGACTGGTCCCGCCTGCCGGATACCGATGCCAGCGAGCTGGTGCTGTTCGACGACGAGGCCAGCAAGCTCATGGCGCAGTTCGATATCGACGCCGCCATCGTCACGCACGAGCGCTGGCTGCCCTGGCTGGGCGAGGTGCTGCAGGGCGCGCGTGACGAGCGCCTGCGCCCCGAGGTGGTGGCCGATGATGGCTGTTCCGAGCTGGGCCAATGGCTGCACGGCAGCGGCCGAACGGCGCTGGGGCATTACCCGGCGTTCGACATGCTGCTGCGGCGCCACCGCTATTTCCACCAGCAGGCGGCGGCCCTGATCACCCACGCCGAGGCCGGCGACATCCTGATGGCCCAGCAGGCGCACAAGGCCTGCCAGCATGCATCGCGCCAGGTGGTGCTGCTGCTCAAGGAGCTGCAAAAGGGCCTGCTGCGCACGCGCCGGCCGGTGCTTGGTCGATAA
- a CDS encoding response regulator transcription factor: MRILLVDDHALFRDGMALLLKELDPAVQTVHAAHLEEALAALDHDTGIDLVLLDLILPGANGFQALETIRERHPGMPLVMLSSQEDQVTVLRAIQLGAMGFIPKSASSQQMFEALRTVLAHGIHIPPLSLAGIALTVPAQPRTSPAELGLTPRQTQVLRLILEGKPMKLIARELGLSHNTAKTHVSAVLRALCVTTRTQAIVAASRMGLVLGRDDQ, encoded by the coding sequence ATGAGGATCCTGCTGGTCGATGATCATGCGTTGTTTCGCGACGGCATGGCGCTGCTGCTCAAGGAGCTTGATCCGGCAGTGCAGACGGTGCATGCCGCACACCTGGAGGAGGCTCTGGCCGCGCTCGACCATGACACGGGCATCGACCTGGTTCTGCTCGACCTGATCCTGCCCGGCGCGAACGGCTTCCAGGCGCTGGAGACGATACGCGAACGACATCCCGGCATGCCGCTGGTCATGCTGTCGTCACAAGAGGATCAGGTCACCGTGCTGCGCGCCATCCAGCTCGGCGCGATGGGCTTCATCCCCAAGTCGGCATCGTCCCAGCAGATGTTCGAGGCGCTGCGCACCGTGCTGGCGCACGGCATCCATATCCCCCCGCTCAGCCTGGCAGGCATTGCGCTGACCGTGCCTGCGCAGCCGCGCACCAGCCCTGCCGAGCTGGGGCTTACCCCACGCCAGACGCAGGTGCTGCGGCTGATCCTGGAAGGCAAGCCGATGAAGCTGATCGCCCGCGAGCTGGGCCTGAGCCACAACACCGCCAAGACCCATGTCAGCGCCGTGCTGCGCGCCCTCTGCGTCACCACGCGCACGCAGGCCATCGTGGCAGCCAGCCGCATGGGGCTGGTGTTGGGGCGCGACGACCAGTGA